One segment of Calditrichota bacterium DNA contains the following:
- a CDS encoding AAA family ATPase, whose product MTPEIITVGIKLPWIEDDEKRKEIFALNFRKVLQKVRANIPFEEAMLFRTPFHFEAIFVTEAIDPTVQAAEKVVRSLLPGLATLPQQIFFVWERGEAIRHFFEVMLGVGTPIVGDVVFLETVKEGYTQCLEKEMTGPVLTRLFQKGVAIYKNLSKNTAFLAGAVTLEGAIRELGGQIFGDSQNIHIAFVGNSTETQQLITYFRQTRFGTIHKFSLGSEFSPEASGESARENHVDILIKTDEKALPEDLKQAVSEQLKMRRGVPLLLIDLSENPGSPLKHELLLCYSRRDLETLIQRNFREREKSVPGLLKRLEKDVREFISWQYSRERFEFSGIIGRSRKLQQVLETIARVSATHVTVLIEGESGTGKELVARAIHQNSPRAGKPFIVVNCAAISETLLESELFGYVKGAFTGATSQKKGLFEEADQGTIFLDEIAEMSPATQANILRVIQEGEVRRVGSTQTIKVDVRVLAATNKDLKTLVKEQKFREDLYYRLKVMHIVVPPLRERLEDIPELAEYFVEKYSQKNKKHILGMTEEVLTLLKLYPWPGNVRELENAMERAVIMTIGQHITPSDLPQEIQFFSEKMQADASRWPTLYDVEKQHILKTLEYVDWNLGKATEMLGISRATLWRKLKDYGIQQKDTRNNGV is encoded by the coding sequence ATAAAACTCCCCTGGATTGAGGACGACGAAAAACGAAAAGAGATTTTTGCCCTCAACTTTAGAAAGGTTCTTCAAAAAGTTAGAGCCAACATTCCTTTTGAAGAAGCCATGCTCTTCCGAACGCCGTTTCATTTTGAAGCCATTTTCGTAACGGAAGCCATCGATCCCACCGTTCAGGCTGCAGAAAAAGTGGTTCGCTCTCTTCTGCCGGGACTGGCCACGCTTCCGCAACAAATCTTTTTTGTCTGGGAACGGGGAGAAGCCATCCGCCACTTTTTTGAGGTTATGCTCGGAGTGGGAACGCCTATCGTGGGAGATGTGGTTTTTTTGGAGACGGTGAAGGAAGGATACACACAGTGCCTTGAAAAGGAAATGACCGGGCCGGTTTTGACCCGGCTGTTTCAGAAAGGAGTGGCCATCTACAAAAACCTTTCCAAAAACACGGCCTTTTTGGCCGGCGCTGTTACGCTTGAAGGAGCGATTCGTGAACTGGGTGGACAGATTTTCGGGGATTCTCAAAATATTCACATCGCCTTTGTTGGAAACTCAACCGAAACCCAGCAGTTGATTACGTATTTTCGGCAAACGAGGTTTGGGACGATTCATAAATTTAGCCTGGGATCTGAATTTTCGCCAGAGGCTTCAGGGGAAAGCGCACGTGAGAATCATGTGGATATTCTCATCAAAACGGATGAAAAGGCCTTACCAGAGGATTTGAAACAGGCCGTGTCCGAGCAATTGAAAATGCGTCGCGGGGTTCCCCTGTTATTAATTGATCTTTCTGAAAACCCCGGTTCTCCCCTGAAACACGAGTTGCTTTTATGCTATTCACGCAGGGATCTGGAAACCCTGATTCAAAGGAATTTTAGGGAACGCGAAAAAAGCGTGCCGGGGCTTTTAAAACGTCTGGAAAAGGATGTGAGAGAATTTATTTCGTGGCAATATTCCAGAGAACGGTTCGAATTCTCCGGGATCATCGGACGGAGCCGCAAGCTCCAACAGGTTCTGGAAACCATTGCACGGGTTTCGGCGACCCATGTAACCGTTTTGATTGAAGGAGAAAGCGGCACCGGGAAGGAATTGGTGGCCCGGGCGATTCACCAAAACAGTCCCAGAGCCGGAAAGCCCTTTATCGTTGTAAACTGTGCAGCTATTTCCGAAACACTTTTGGAGAGCGAACTTTTTGGGTACGTGAAAGGCGCATTTACCGGGGCAACCTCACAGAAAAAGGGGCTTTTTGAGGAAGCCGACCAGGGAACCATTTTTCTGGATGAAATCGCAGAAATGTCTCCGGCAACCCAGGCCAATATTTTGCGGGTCATTCAGGAGGGAGAGGTTCGCCGGGTGGGAAGCACACAAACCATTAAAGTGGATGTGCGGGTTCTTGCAGCCACCAACAAAGATTTAAAAACACTGGTTAAGGAACAAAAATTTCGTGAAGATTTGTACTACCGGCTAAAGGTTATGCATATTGTTGTGCCGCCCCTGCGGGAACGGCTGGAAGATATTCCCGAGCTGGCTGAGTATTTTGTAGAAAAATACAGTCAGAAAAACAAAAAGCATATTCTTGGAATGACGGAAGAGGTATTAACCCTGCTCAAACTGTACCCCTGGCCGGGAAATGTGCGGGAACTGGAAAACGCCATGGAGCGGGCGGTTATCATGACGATTGGACAGCACATTACGCCGAGTGATTTGCCTCAGGAAATCCAATTTTTTTCCGAGAAAATGCAGGCCGACGCCTCCCGCTGGCCCACGCTTTATGATGTCGAAAAACAGCATATTTTGAAAACACTGGAATATGTGGACTGGAATCTGGGAAAGGCCACGGAAATGCTCGGAATCAGTCGGGCCACCCTCTGGCGAAAGCTGAAAGATTACGGTATTCAACAGAAGGACACGCGCAACAATGGCGTGTAG